In Eucalyptus grandis isolate ANBG69807.140 chromosome 4, ASM1654582v1, whole genome shotgun sequence, the following proteins share a genomic window:
- the LOC104440805 gene encoding mitochondrial inner membrane protease subunit 1 isoform X1, giving the protein MVSSMVVGSLKLWTNLVVEGFQKSLSIAKFLCLLHATNAYICTPITPYGPSMLPTLNLTGDLVLVERVSTWLGKVDRGDMVLLRSTEDPRKVVIKRIMAMEGDTVTYLVDPKNSDASKTCVVPRGNIWIQGDNIYNSRDSRTFGAVPYGLVEGKLFWRQIWPLKSFGSLHGEAKEDS; this is encoded by the exons ATGGTCTCATCAATGGTAGTGGGTAGTCTGAAGCTATGGACCAATCTGGTCGTAGAAGGATTCCAAAAGTCACTCTCTATAGCCAAGTTCCTTTGCCTCCTTCACGCCACCAATGCCTACATCTGCACTCCCATCACG CCCTACGGCCCAAGCATGCTTCCAACCTTGAACTTGACTGGTGACTTGGTCCTTGTGGAGCGGGTCTCGACCTGGCTTGGCAAAGTGGATCGAGGTGACATGGTGCTCTTGCGCTCTACAGAGGATCCAAGGAAGGTTGTGATCAAGCGCATCATGGCAATGGAAGGCGATACTGTTACTTACCTCGTGGATCCCAAGAACAGCGATGCATCAAAAACTTGTGTG GTTCCTCGGGGAAACATATGGATACAAGGTGACAACATATATAATTCTAGAGATTCACGAACTTTTGGGGCTGTGCCCTATGGTCTTGTGGAAGGCAAATTGTTCTGGAGG CAGATATGGCCACTCAAAAGCTTTGGCTCTCTACATGGAGAAGCCAAAGAAGATTCATAG
- the LOC104442540 gene encoding agamous-like MADS-box protein AGL29: MGRRKIEIELVTDSCTRQVTFSKRRTGLFKKANELAILCAVQIAIIVFSPGGKPFSFGHPNVESIVHRFLNQEKAPDEGTSKDAESRDESKTDDNLNQQILDLLKRLNAEEKRGEMLEKALKAKRAAKGQPPIDQLGLPELGQLKRSLEDLREKLKDCIDEKEVLSAILLLSEQQPKKENQSENWV; the protein is encoded by the coding sequence ATGGGTCGGCGCAAGATCGAAATCGAGTTGGTGACAGACAGTTGCACAAGGCAAGTTACTTTCTCAAAGCGAAGAACCGGGCTTTTCAAGAAGGCGAACGAGCTTGCAATCCTATGCGCTGTCCAGATTGCAATCATCGTGTTTTCCCCAGGAGGCAAGCCCTTTTCGTTCGGGCATCCGAACGTGGAATCCATTGTTCACCGATTTCTAAATCAGGAAAAGGCTCCGGATGAGGGTACAAGCAAAGACGCCGAATCTCGTGATGAAAGCAAGACCGATGATAATCTAAACCAGCAAATCCTCGATCTACTCAAGCGATTGAACGCAGAGGAGAAGCGAGGAGAGATGCTTGAGAAGGCGCTGAAAGCAAAACGAGCTGCCAAAGGCCAACCTCCAATTGATCAACTTGGATTGCCTGAACTCGGACAGTTAAAGAGGTCGTTGGAAGACCTTCGTGAGAAACTGAAAGATTGTATCGACGAGAAGGAGGTGCTTTCTGCAATATTACTTCTCTCAGAACAGCAGCCGAAGAAGGAAAACCAATCAGAGAACTGGGTTTAG
- the LOC104442541 gene encoding agamous-like MADS-box protein AGL29, with protein sequence MGRRKIEIQMVTDSCTRQVTFSKRRTGLFKKANELAILCAVQIAIIVFSPGGKPFSFGHPNVESILHRFLNQEKTPDEGTSKDAKSRDESATDGNLNQQLLDLLKRLNAEEKRGEMLEKMVKAKRAAKGQPLGLPELGELKGSLEDLREKLRDRMNDIEGCSALLLLAENQPMI encoded by the coding sequence atgggtCGACGCAAGATTGAGATCCAGATGGTGACGGATAGTTGCACGAGGCAAGTGACTTTCTCGAAGCGAAGAACCGGGCTTTTCAAGAAGGCGAACGAGCTAGCGATCCTGTGCGCCGTCCAGATTGCGATCATCGTCTTTTCCCCTGGCGGCAAACCCTTTTCGTTTGGGCATCCGAACGTGGAATCCATCCTTCATCGATTTTTAAATCAGGAGAAGACTCCGGATGAGGGCACAAGCAAAGACGCCAAATCTCGTGACGAAAGCGCGACTGATGGAAATCTAAACCAACAACTCCTCGATCTGCTCAAGCGATTGAATGCCGAGGAGAAGCGAGGAGAGATGCTCGAGAAGATGGTGAAAGCAAAACGAGCTGCCAAAGGGCAACCTCTTGGATTGCCTGAACTCGGAGAGTTAAAGGGATCGTTAGAAGACCTTCGCGAGAAACTGAGAGATCGGATGAACGACATAGAGGGGTGTTCGGCGTTGTTACTTCTCGCAGAAAACCAGCCGATGATATAA
- the LOC104440805 gene encoding mitochondrial inner membrane protease subunit 1 isoform X3 produces the protein MVSSMVVGSLKLWTNLVVEGFQKSLSIAKFLCLLHATNAYICTPITPYGPSMLPTLNLTGDLVLVERVSTWLGKVDRGDMVLLRSTEDPRKVVIKRIMAMEGDTVTYLVDPKNSDASKTCVVPRGNIWIQGDNIYNSRDSRTFGAVPYGLVEGKLFWRGARRHLNLDWVCA, from the exons ATGGTCTCATCAATGGTAGTGGGTAGTCTGAAGCTATGGACCAATCTGGTCGTAGAAGGATTCCAAAAGTCACTCTCTATAGCCAAGTTCCTTTGCCTCCTTCACGCCACCAATGCCTACATCTGCACTCCCATCACG CCCTACGGCCCAAGCATGCTTCCAACCTTGAACTTGACTGGTGACTTGGTCCTTGTGGAGCGGGTCTCGACCTGGCTTGGCAAAGTGGATCGAGGTGACATGGTGCTCTTGCGCTCTACAGAGGATCCAAGGAAGGTTGTGATCAAGCGCATCATGGCAATGGAAGGCGATACTGTTACTTACCTCGTGGATCCCAAGAACAGCGATGCATCAAAAACTTGTGTG GTTCCTCGGGGAAACATATGGATACAAGGTGACAACATATATAATTCTAGAGATTCACGAACTTTTGGGGCTGTGCCCTATGGTCTTGTGGAAGGCAAATTGTTCTGGAGG GGAGCCAGAAGACATTTGAACTTGGACTGGGTCTGTGCATGA
- the LOC104440804 gene encoding DNA replication complex GINS protein SLD5, translating into MDSESGPADKPSGGAEELEALVSTTDVELLKRAWRNEKAAPEILRFETHLIDRVAGQLQLMEETVDDFVESGIDPLTVSLYQMDLDRTQFLLRSYLRIRLQKIEKFMFHILKTNELHDRLSKQEKNFTRRYSEVIGKHLEESVLLNLPDNYQSLLRQSTTSEEDDMVPEPQMDAFVVCRAREYVGPSELQDSNKSLATDLLMEMEPGELFFIPFKRIKKLLENGKVDLV; encoded by the exons ATGGATTCCGAGTCGGGCCCGGCGGACAAGCCGAGCGGCGGGGCGGAGGAGCTCGAGGCCCTGGTCTCGACCACCGACGTGGAGCTGCTGAAGCGGGCCTGGCGCAACGAGAAGGCGGCTCCCGAGATCCTCCGCTTCGAGACCCACCTCATCGATCGAGTCGCCGGGCAGCTCCAGTTGATG GAAGAAACTGTGGATGACTTTGTAGAAAGTGGCATAGATCCTCTCACAGTGTCTCTCTACCAGATGGACTTGGATAGGACACAGTTCTTATTGAGATCATATCTCCGGATTCGTCTCCAAAAG attgaaaagtttatgttCCACATTTTAAAGACAAACGAATTGCATGATCGGCTCtctaaacaagagaaaaactTCACAAGAAG ATATTCAGAAGTTATTGGGAAACATCTTGAGGAAAGTGTGTTACTGAATTTGCCTGATAATTACCAGTCTTTACTCAGGCAATCAACAACTAGCGAAGAGGATGACATGG TCCCCGAGCCACAGATGGACGCTTTTGTCGTATGCAGAGCCAGGGAATATGTTGGACCTTCTGAATTACAAGACAG CAACAAGTCCTTGGCAACAGATCTGCTCATGGAGATGGAGCCAGGTGAATTGTTCTTCATACCATTCAAGCGCATAAAGAAGCTTCTTGAGAATGGAAAAGTCGATCTAGTCTGA
- the LOC104440805 gene encoding mitochondrial inner membrane protease subunit 1 isoform X2, producing MVSSMVVGSLKLWTNLVVEGFQKSLSIAKFLCLLHATNAYICTPITPYGPSMLPTLNLTGDLVLVERVSTWLGKVDRGDMVLLRSTEDPRKVVIKRIMAMEGDTVTYLVDPKNSDASKTCVVPRGNIWIQGDNIYNSRDSRTFGAVPYGLVEGKLFWRIWPLKSFGSLHGEAKEDS from the exons ATGGTCTCATCAATGGTAGTGGGTAGTCTGAAGCTATGGACCAATCTGGTCGTAGAAGGATTCCAAAAGTCACTCTCTATAGCCAAGTTCCTTTGCCTCCTTCACGCCACCAATGCCTACATCTGCACTCCCATCACG CCCTACGGCCCAAGCATGCTTCCAACCTTGAACTTGACTGGTGACTTGGTCCTTGTGGAGCGGGTCTCGACCTGGCTTGGCAAAGTGGATCGAGGTGACATGGTGCTCTTGCGCTCTACAGAGGATCCAAGGAAGGTTGTGATCAAGCGCATCATGGCAATGGAAGGCGATACTGTTACTTACCTCGTGGATCCCAAGAACAGCGATGCATCAAAAACTTGTGTG GTTCCTCGGGGAAACATATGGATACAAGGTGACAACATATATAATTCTAGAGATTCACGAACTTTTGGGGCTGTGCCCTATGGTCTTGTGGAAGGCAAATTGTTCTGGAGG ATATGGCCACTCAAAAGCTTTGGCTCTCTACATGGAGAAGCCAAAGAAGATTCATAG